The Cottoperca gobio chromosome 22, fCotGob3.1, whole genome shotgun sequence genome contains a region encoding:
- the zpcx gene encoding zona pellucida protein C, protein MGTIEIFLCVFITHFISAQPVIKKQDATFFQDIPGVFDVRPFQFERNLDITPYDTIFSSWRSLRPDFHMLAELPPIMIVPRVEVFCDDSKLTLLVDKSSNGVVLTREELQLGGGCYSNRELPNQFVFTYSLDECGTTPVMQNGLVMFTNSLHLNLNKPLSTRWQTPSRVHISCFPKRSYPNFFDSMAFPENRNTFNIKTMNSSWTGTAESNTYKRGQVVNLQVSAKIRPEQQLFIQSCFVSASLEPQTRPRQAVIVNKGCTAPLGSPHAVIKFVASGRVDVVNLVLNTSYLISEPYIHCSVLISDQGVNFDSKSCNYNMFESRWEDLSGNVEVCECCSSKCKGLSFKHLLKDAKAIISTGPLVIVDKRLEMSPEPSVSELEENSRAPVTHSMQPDGAEIISGTTVSRPPQGVVVLSQDPVARLTLWLPGHLQDPEHGTNLVSESEDNLTLKLKALKLKAKDIVSNDLHKRRPSATDQEPLLNTPSNKMGHQGANELSDSHMWDLNLLTLVDGWAIPPQMEKASLAAQSQRKRFGRSGMLESPQWVDIPLTAEMNVDVLNQNEFHQMSDKLTDAAVKPREEEEENDAIIRTKLQFSKGPDGSQTMSYEEEVRRQEGEGVIRRSGINGIKIKLEPRKKGLRSIFLDLLRRMDKAE, encoded by the exons ATGGGGACGATAGagatatttctttgtgtttttattacacaCTTTATTAGTGCTCAACCAGTAATAAAAAAGCAGGATGCCACATTTTTCCAGGATATTCCAGGAGTTTTTGATGTCAGGCCTTTTCAGTTTGAAAGAAATTTAGATATCACGCCATATGACACCATCTTCAGCTCATGGCGTAGTCTGCGTCCTGACTTTCACATGCTCGCTGAATTGCCTCCCATCATGATTGTTCCCAGAGTGGAGGTGTTTTGCGATGACTCTAAGCTAACTCTGCTGGTTGACAAGAGCTCCAACGGTGTTGTACTGACTAGAGAGGAGCTACAGTTGGGTGGTGGCTGCTATAGCAACAGAGAGCTACCAAACCAATTTGTCTTCACTTACAGTTTGGATGAGTGTGGAACTACACCTGTG ATGCAGAATGGCTTGGTGATGTTTACCAACTCTCTCCACTTGAATCTCAACAAACCTCTCTCCACCCGGTGGCAAACTCCCTCCAGAGTGCACATCTCCTGCTTCCCTAAAAG GTCATATCCAAACTTCTTTGACTCGATGGCATTTCCTGAGAACAGAAATACCTTTAACATCAAAACCATGAATT CATCCTGGACTGGCACTGCAGAGTCTAATACCTATAAAAGAGGCCAAGTTGTCAACCTCCAGGTTTCTGCCAAAATCCGCCCAGAGCAGCAGCTTTTCATCCAGTCCTGTTTTGTCTCTGCGTCTCTTGAGCCTCAGACTAGACCCAGGCAGGCAGTCATAGTGAATAAAGG GTGCACAGCCCCGTTGGGTTCTCCTCATGCTGTCATAAAATTTGTGGCCTCCGGCAGAGTGGATGTGGTTAATTTAGTTCTGAACACATCTTATCTCATTTCTGAG CCCTACATCCACTGCAGTGTCCTCATCTCAGACCAAGGTGTCAACTTTGACTCAAAATCCTGCAACTATAACATGTTCGAGTCAAG atGGGAGGACCTGAGTGGAAATGTCGAGGTGTGTGAGTGCTGCAGCTCAAAGTGTAAAGGCCTGTCATTCAAGCACCTTCTTAAAG ATGCCAAGGCTATCATCAGCACTGGCCCCTTGGTCATTGTGGACAAACGATTAGAGATGAGTCCGGAGCCTTCTGTCTCTGAACTGGAAGAAAACTCCAGGGCTCCTGTTACACACTCCATGCAGCCTGACGGTGCAGAAATTATTTCTGGTACTACTGTATCGAGACCCCCTCAGGGTGTGGTGGTTTTGAGTCAGGACCCAGTTGCCAGGCTGACCCTCTGGCTACCTGGGCACCTGCAAGATCCTGAACATGGCACCAATTTGGTTTCTGAGTCTGAAGACAATTTGACACTTAAGTTAAAGGCACTTAAGTTAAAGGCAAAAGACATTGTATCAAATGACCTTCATAAGCGGCGACCTTCAGCCACAGATCAGGAGCCTCTTCTGAATACACCCTCAAACAAGATGGGACATCAAGGTGCAAATGAACTAAGTGACAGTCATATGTGGGATCTGAATCTTCTGACACTGGTAGATGGATGGGCAATTCCTCCACAAATGGAAAAAGCATCTTTAGCAGCTCAATCTCAAAGAAAGCGTTTTGGAAGATCTGGAATGTTGGAATCTCCACAATGGGTTGACATCCCACTGACAGCTGAGATGAATGTTGATGTCCTAAACCAGAATGAATTTCACCAAATGAGCGACAAGCTCACAGATGCAGCTGTGAAGcccagagaggaagaggaagaaaatgatGCAATAATTCGCACAAAACTTCAGTTTTCCAAAGGCCCAGATGGATCCCAGACAATGAGTTATGAGGAAGAAGTGAGACGACAAGAGGGAGAAGGTGTGATCAGAAGATCTGGGATTAACGGGATTAAAATAAAACTGGAGCCCAGAAAAAAAGGGCTGCGCTCTATTTTCCTGGATTTGTTAAG GAGGATGGACAAAGCAGAATAA
- the lck gene encoding tyrosine-protein kinase Lck: MGCNCSSDYSESDWIENLDEICEQCNCAIPPQSCNPYTDQLIHYPSQHSPPTSPLPDNLVVAVYSYEPTHDGDLGFEKGDKLKILNKDDPEWYLAESLTTGQQGYIPFNFVAMTTVETESWFFKNISRNEATRLLLSPGNTQGSFLIRESETTQGSFSLSIRDLDHNTGEVVKHYRIRNMDNGGFYITTKISFNSLKEIVQHHSRDTDGLCTKLAKPCQSRAPQKPWWQDEWEIPRESLNLKRRLGAGQFGEVWMGVYNNDRNVAIKNLKIGTMTVEAFLAEANMMKNLQHPRLVRLFAVVTQEPIFIVTEYMENGSLVDYLKTTEGSSLPMNTLIVMASQVADGMAFIEEKNYIHRDLRAANILVSNELVCKIADFGLARLIEDNEYTAREGAKFPIKWTAPEAINYGTFSIKSDVWSFGILLTEIVTYGRIPYPGMSNPEVIQNLERGYRMPKPENCPEGLYNVMYLCWGENPDDRPTFEYLRSVLEDFFTATERQYQE, encoded by the exons ATGGGATGTAACTGCAGTTCGGACTATTCAGAAAGCGACTGGATTGAAAACTTGGATGAAATCTGCGAACAATGTAACTGTGCCATACCTCCCCAATCATGCAATCCA TACACAGACCAGCTGATTCATTACCCATCACAGCATTCACCTCCTACATCTCCTTTACCAG ACAACCTTGTGGTGGCCGTATACAGTTATGAACCCACCCATGACGGTGACCTGGGCTTTGAGAAGGGAGACAAACTCAAGATCCTCAACAA GGATGATCCAGAGTGGTATTTGGCGGAGTCACTCACCACAGGACAGCAGGGTTACATCCCTTTCAACTTTGTTGCAATGACCACAGTGGAGACTGAATC gtgGTTCTTTAAGAACATTTCTAGAAACGAAGCCACGCggctcctcctctctcccggGAATACGCAGGGCTCCTTCTTGATTCGAGAGAGTGAGACCACCCAAG GCTCATTCTCTTTATCGATCAGGGACTTGGACCACAACACTGGTGAAGTAGTCAAGCACTACAGAATCCGCAACATGGACAACGGTGGCTTCTACATCACAACCAAGATATCCTTTAACTCGCTGAAGGAGATCGTCCAGCATCACTCAC GCGACACAGATGGGTTGTGCACAAAGCTGGCGAAGCCGTGTCAGTCGAGGGCACCGCAGAAGCCCTGGTGGCAGGATGAGTGGGAGATTCCCCGAGAGTCCCTGAATCTGAAGCGCAGGCTTGGAGCAGGACAGTTCGGAGAAGTCTGGATGG GTGTCTACAATAATGACAGGAATGTGGCCATTAAGAACCTGAAGATAGGCACAATGACGGTGGAAGCCTTCCTGGCAGAGGCAAACATGATGAAGAACTTACAGCATCCACGCCTTGTCCGCCTCTTCGCCGTTGTTACCCAGGAGCCAATCTTTATTGTCACAGAGTACATGGAAAATG GAAGCCTAGTGGATTACCTGAAAACAACGGAGGGAAGCAGTTTGCCCATGAACACTCTGATAGTCATGGCGTCTCAG GTGGCAGATGGCATGGCTTTCATTGAGGAGAAAAATTACATTCATCGAGACCTGAGAGCAGCGAATATTCTGGTGTCCAATGAGCTCGTCTGTAAGATTGCCGATTTTGGACTGGCTAGGCTGATTGAGGACAACGAATACACAGCAAGAGAAG GTGCAAAGTTCCCCATCAAATGGACGGCCCCTGAGGCTATCAACTATGGCACCTTTTCCATAAAATCGGATGTGTGGTCATTTGGGATCCTCCTCACAGAAATAGTGACATATGGACGCATACCTTATCCTG GTATGTCCAACCCAGAGGTAATCCAGAACCTGGAGCGGGGCTACAGAATGCCAAAGCCAGAAAACTGTCCAGAGGGGCTTTATAACGTCATGTATCTGTGCTGGGGGGAAAACCCAGATGACAGGCCCACCTTCGAGTACCTGCGAAGTGTACTGGAGGATTTCTTCACTGCCACAGAGAGGCAGTACCAGGAATAG
- the LOC115027770 gene encoding probable histone deacetylase 1-B, translating into MALSSQGTKKKVCYYYDGDVGNYYYGQGHPMKPHRIRMTHNLLLNYGLYRKMEIYRPHKASGEEMTKYHSDDYIKFLRSIRPDNMSEYSKQMQRFNVGEDCPVFDGLFEFCQLSGGGSVAGAVKLNKQQTDIAINWAGGLHHAKKSEASGFCYVNDIVLAILELLKYHQRVLYIDIDIHHGDGVEEAFYTTDRVMTVSFHKYGEYFPGTGDLRVIGAGKGKYYAVNYPLRDGIDDESYEAIFKPIMAKVMEMYQPSAVVLQCGADSLSGDRLGCFNLTIKGHAKCVEYMKSFNLPLLMLGGGGYTIRNVARCWTYETAVALDTSIPNELPYNDYFEYFGPDFKLHISPSNMTNQNTNDYLEKIKQRLFENLRMLPHAPGVQMQAIPEDAVQEDSGDEEEDDPNKRISIRAHDKRIACEEEFSDSEDEGEGGRRNAASFKKAKRAKTEGEKEGEEKEKKVEEETKEVKEEEKVPEEEKMDTSKPKEESKTP; encoded by the exons ATGGCGCTTAGTTCTCaaggaacaaagaaaaaagtttgCTACTACTATGACG GTGATGTTGGAAATTACTACTATGGTCAGGGGCACCCCATGAAGCCCCACCGTATCCGCATGACTCACAACCTGTTGCTCAACTATGGACTCTACAGAAAGATGGAGATATAT CGTCCACACAAAGCCAGCGGAGAAGAGATGACCAAGTATCACAGTGACGATTACATAAAATTCCTGCGTTCAATTCGACCAGACAACATGTCAGAGTACAGCAAACAGATGCAGAGAT TTAATGTGGGAGAGGACTGTCCAGTGTTTGATGGGTTGTTTGAGTTCTGCCAGCTCTCAGGAGGAGGCTCCGTTG CCGGTGCGGTCAAgttaaacaaacagcaaacgGACATCGCTATCAACTGGGCTGGAGGCCTGCATCACGCCAAGAAGTCTGAGGCCTCCGGGTTTTGCTATGTCAACGACATTGTACTGGCTATTCTGGAGTTACTAAA ATACCACCAGAGAGTTCTGTACATCGATATTGACATCCATCATGGAGACGGTGTGGAGGAGGCTTTCTACACCACAGACCGTGTCATGACGGTGTCCTTCCACAAGTACGGAGAGTACTTCCCTGGCACGGGGGACCTGAGGGTAA TCGGTGCTGGGAAGGGTAAATATTACGCTGTAAATTACCCGCTGAGGGATGGGATTGACGACGAGTCATATGAAGCCATATTCAAACCT atCATGGCCAAGGTGATGGAGATGTACCAACCCAGCGCAGTGGTTCTGCAGTGTGGAGCTGATTCTCTGTCAGGAGACAGGCTCGGTTGCTTTAACCTCACCATTAAAG GCCATGCCAAGTGTGTGGAGTACATGAAGAGTTTCAACCTGCCACTGCTAATGCTGGGCGGAGGAGGCTACACCATCCGTAATGTGGCACGCTGCTGGACATATGAGACCGCTGTAGCCCTCGATACTTCCATCCCCAACG AGCTCCCATACAACGACTACTTTGAGTACTTTGGACCAGACTTCAAGCTGCACATCAGCCCCTCCAACATGACCAACCAGAACACCAATGATTACCTGGAGAAGATTAA GCAGCGCTTGTTTGAGAATTTGCGTATGTTGCCCCATGCGCCGGGAGTCCAAATGCAGGCCATCCCTGAGGATGCTGTACAGGAGGACAGTGgcgatgaggaggaggatgaccCCAACAAACGCATCTCCA TCCGTGCTCACGACAAGAGGATAGCGTGCGAGGAGGAGTTCTCTGATTCCGAGGATGAAGGCGAAGGAGGCCGAAGAAACGCAGCCAGCTTCAAGAAAGCCAAGCGAGCCAAAactgaaggagagaaagagggagaagaaaaggagaagaaagttgaggaggaaacaaaag aagtaaaagaagaagagaaggtgccagaggaggagaaaatggaCACATCAAA GCCGAAAGAAGAGTCCAAGACACCTTGA
- the tmem54a gene encoding transmembrane protein 54a: MANLGVCCANLKDNKALMKMGLGLVLVGHVNFLLGALVHGAVLRHINVHSQARTMVYAISNVIAIVAGLVGIIVGITAIVLSKNKRNRILQWVLLVLSFLAGLLAVSSTLGLSVSMVKAIINKGWGLLTHCTFSEKNVGSSSITYECPFDPTRIYGTTIILWVPLILMSVLEMVFSFRCFAACTSFLYLCPCRRRPIQAKRVRIHRAVETPSLPPTRDPESGAGTEPDEADEPAEQDELLDETAVEQSAWL, from the exons ATGGCGAATTTAG GAGTATGCTGTGCCAACCTCAAGGACAACAAAGCCTTGATGAAGATGGGGCTGGGGCTGGTGCTGGTGGGCCACGTCAACTTTCTTCTTGGAGCACTGGTGCACGGCGCTGTGCTCAGGCACATCAACGTGCACTCTCAGGCCCGGACCATGGTGTACGCCATCTCTAATGTCATTGCTATTGTGGCAGGCTTGGTG GGAATTATTGTTGGAATAACTGCCATTGTCCTATCcaaaaacaagagaaacagGATCCTG CAGTGGGTCTTGTTGGTCCTAAGCTTCCTAGCAGGTCTGTTGGCGGTCTCCTCCACCCTGGGTTTGTCAGTTTCTATGGTGAAAGCCATTATTAACAAAGGCTGGGGTCTGCTCACACACTGCACGTTTTCTGAAAAAAATGTCGGCTCTTCCAGCATCACATACGAATGCCCCTTCGATCCCACTCGTATCTAT GGGACCACAATCATTCTGTGGGTGCCTCTCATCTTGATGTCCGTGTTGGAAATGGTGTTCTCCTTCCGCTGCTTTGCTGCCTGTACTTCCTTCCTTTACCTGTGTCCGTGCAGGAGGAGACCGATCCAGGCCAAGAGG GTGCGTATCCACAGAGCTGTTGAAACGCCATCATTGCCTCCAACACGAGATCCAGAGAGCGGTGCTGGTACTGAGCCCGATGAGGCCGATGAGCCGGCAGAGCAGGATGAACTGCTGGACGAGACAGCAGTGGAGCAGAGTGCGTGGCTCTGA
- the fam167b gene encoding protein FAM167A produces MDFKEFGGESSEGDTEDLDSVKALTEKLKLQTRRPSYLEWQERVQSGPWKEGYPAADSPDSGGQEVSMPAIVRNENSELVVRNICGFDTIDDALEFLRKELREMQVQDNHLARQLIRLRGEIHRLKVEQVCDRHKEMLDNATYELEECGEESDLLCDIPMKAAFALSTPLKHLGLTKMNINSRRFSLC; encoded by the exons ATGGATTTTAAAGAGTTTGGAGGAGAGTCGTCCGAGGGAGACACGGAGGATCTGGATAGCGTGAAAGCACTTACAGAAAAGCTCAAGCTGCAGACTCGCAGACCTTCCTACCTGGAGTGGCAGGAGCGGGTACAGAGTGGACCGTGGAAGGAAGGTTACCCAGCAGCAGACAGCCCGGACTCTGGCGGACAAGAAGTCTCCATGCCTGCAATTGTTAGGAATGAGAACTCAGAGCTGGTTGTGCGCAACATCTGTGGCTTTGATACTATTGATGATGCTTTGGAGTTTCTGAGAAAAGAGCTG AGAGAGATGCAGGTTCAGGACAACCACCTGGCCCGTCAACTGATCCGTCTGCGTGGGGAGATCCACCGGCTGAAAGTGGAGCAGGTGTGCGACCGCCATAAGGAGATGCTGGACAATGCCACGTACGAGCTGGAGGAGTGCGGCGAGGAGTCGGACCTGCTGTGTGACATCCCTATGAAGGCCGCCTTCGCTCTGTCCACCCCGCTCAAACACCTGGGCCTCACCAAGATGAACATCAACTCCAGACGTTTCTCACTGTGTTAA